In Halovivax gelatinilyticus, the following are encoded in one genomic region:
- a CDS encoding DUF3054 domain-containing protein, with product MAFSPGRSSTVRRDRHLRLGLDLIAITGLVLVGQYSHGMSPVSAPIDAARAVVPFLVAWLVVSSVGGLYENDSPQRSIKYLGWLAICWLAAANLGFLLRGSPFLPGGVPWEFTAVFTGLGLCFLLGIHVGYELYRSVVATEG from the coding sequence ATGGCGTTCTCACCAGGTCGATCTTCGACGGTTCGACGAGACCGGCATCTACGTCTCGGTCTCGATCTGATCGCGATCACCGGTCTCGTACTCGTCGGACAATATTCGCACGGAATGTCGCCCGTCTCCGCACCGATAGACGCTGCACGAGCCGTTGTACCTTTTCTCGTCGCCTGGCTGGTGGTATCGTCGGTCGGTGGGCTGTACGAGAACGATTCACCGCAACGCTCGATAAAATACCTCGGCTGGCTGGCGATATGCTGGCTCGCGGCGGCAAATCTGGGCTTTCTTCTTCGAGGGAGTCCGTTTCTCCCGGGCGGCGTTCCCTGGGAGTTCACCGCGGTCTTTACCGGACTCGGACTGTGTTTCCTCCTCGGTATTCACGTTGGGTACGAATTGTACCGATCAGTGGTGGCGACCGAGGGCTAG
- a CDS encoding biotin--[acetyl-CoA-carboxylase] ligase, translated as MNETRQAVLESLEVGPITGPDIAAEIGISRAAVWKHVEALREAGFEIDGTGSGYVLGDVSGYTGPLIEYGLSAPFSIEYHDTLSSTNERARELATAGAEDVVVVAGVQTGGRGRLDRKWSSPEGGIWLSTVERPSIPPARAPAHTIAAAVATTNVAREVGVDARIKWPNDVVVPADTDVGYAKLAGILTEMEGQTDRIEWLVCGIGINANVDPSSLPEGATSIRANAGAIDRRTFLQRVLERYDDARRDLSGTIEEWRDRTMTLDRRVRVIRSGEPVVGTAVDVTEYGGLVVDTGTDRVVISAGDCEHLRPA; from the coding sequence ATGAACGAAACCCGACAGGCCGTCCTCGAATCCCTCGAAGTGGGGCCGATCACCGGGCCGGATATCGCAGCCGAGATCGGTATCTCCCGGGCGGCCGTCTGGAAACACGTCGAGGCGCTCAGGGAGGCGGGCTTCGAAATCGACGGAACGGGTTCTGGCTACGTTCTCGGGGACGTTTCCGGCTACACGGGTCCGCTCATCGAGTACGGACTGTCGGCGCCGTTTTCGATCGAGTATCACGACACCCTATCGAGCACGAACGAACGCGCTCGCGAACTGGCGACCGCCGGCGCCGAGGACGTCGTCGTTGTCGCCGGCGTTCAGACCGGTGGCCGTGGCCGGCTCGACCGTAAGTGGTCGTCACCGGAGGGAGGCATCTGGCTGTCGACCGTCGAGCGCCCATCGATCCCACCGGCGCGCGCTCCGGCACACACGATCGCCGCGGCCGTCGCGACGACGAACGTGGCGCGAGAGGTCGGGGTCGACGCCCGGATAAAGTGGCCGAACGACGTCGTCGTCCCGGCTGATACCGACGTCGGTTATGCGAAACTCGCCGGCATCCTGACCGAGATGGAAGGTCAGACTGACCGGATCGAGTGGCTCGTCTGCGGTATCGGAATCAACGCGAACGTCGATCCGTCGTCGCTTCCAGAAGGGGCGACGAGTATACGGGCGAACGCGGGCGCGATCGATCGCCGTACCTTCCTCCAGCGGGTACTCGAACGCTACGATGACGCCAGGCGCGACCTCTCTGGGACGATCGAGGAGTGGCGCGACCGGACGATGACCCTCGACCGACGGGTCAGGGTGATCCGTTCGGGCGAACCGGTAGTGGGAACGGCCGTCGACGTCACCGAGTACGGCGGCCTCGTCGTCGATACCGGTACCGACCGCGTCGTGATTTCGGCCGGGGACTGTGAACACTTGCGTCCGGCGTGA
- a CDS encoding universal stress protein encodes MYDRVLVPTDGSQAVERAIDHAIELADAHDAVLRAVYVVNAASYGGLPMETAWDGIGNALRDEGQGAVDRVAELVEESGVDVDVETVVLEGSPSRSIVDHARSSDCDLIVMGTHGRGGINRLLLGSVAERVVRSSPIPVMTVRVGATSPDESAIEPAVGVE; translated from the coding sequence ATGTACGATCGCGTTCTCGTTCCGACCGATGGTTCCCAGGCAGTCGAGCGGGCTATCGACCACGCGATCGAGCTCGCTGACGCCCACGACGCCGTTTTACGCGCGGTGTACGTGGTCAACGCGGCCAGCTACGGTGGCCTACCGATGGAGACGGCCTGGGACGGTATCGGAAACGCACTCCGAGACGAGGGTCAGGGAGCCGTCGACCGCGTCGCCGAGTTGGTCGAAGAATCGGGCGTCGACGTCGACGTCGAGACGGTCGTACTGGAGGGATCGCCGAGTCGCTCGATCGTCGATCACGCCCGATCGAGCGATTGCGACCTCATCGTGATGGGAACGCACGGTCGCGGCGGGATCAATCGTCTGCTCCTCGGGAGCGTCGCCGAGCGCGTGGTTCGTTCCTCCCCAATACCCGTGATGACCGTCCGGGTCGGCGCCACTTCGCCCGACGAATCGGCCATCGAACCGGCAGTCGGCGTCGAATAA
- a CDS encoding triphosphoribosyl-dephospho-CoA synthase: MDESVGEGEHAVDHVRPSAYAQLALLLEVSGTPKPGNVDRSRDLGSLRFEHFLAGAVGARPGFELAEAGESIGRSFERAVEGMAQNGGENTQFGSLLLLVPLVSAARTTLSREAVDRVTADTTVDDAAAFYRAFDHVDVRVSDPPEHASALDVRRGSAAIPAVRERGLSLRSILELGVPGDDVAREWVRGYDRSFAAADRLESVDGTLSDRAARVYLELLADRPDTLVATAHDESVAADVSERATQLVARDAFETDREAVCAFADELVDRGVNPGTTADITAAGLFIALERGGIDL; this comes from the coding sequence ATGGACGAGTCGGTCGGAGAGGGAGAACACGCGGTCGATCACGTTCGTCCGTCAGCGTACGCGCAACTCGCGTTGTTGCTAGAGGTCTCCGGAACGCCAAAACCCGGAAACGTCGATCGGTCGCGAGACCTCGGCTCGCTCAGATTCGAGCACTTTCTCGCCGGCGCGGTCGGTGCGAGACCCGGATTCGAACTGGCCGAAGCCGGTGAATCGATCGGTCGGTCGTTCGAGCGCGCCGTCGAGGGAATGGCGCAAAACGGCGGCGAAAACACGCAGTTCGGGTCGCTCCTTTTGCTCGTACCGCTCGTCTCCGCCGCCCGGACTACCCTGAGCAGAGAAGCCGTCGACCGCGTCACCGCCGACACGACGGTCGACGATGCGGCGGCGTTCTATCGGGCGTTCGATCACGTCGACGTACGCGTCTCCGATCCACCCGAACACGCGTCGGCGCTCGACGTTCGTCGAGGTTCGGCGGCTATACCCGCCGTCCGCGAACGCGGCCTGTCACTCCGGTCGATCCTCGAACTCGGCGTTCCCGGCGACGACGTCGCCAGGGAGTGGGTCCGCGGGTACGACCGATCGTTCGCCGCCGCGGACCGACTCGAATCCGTCGACGGAACGCTCTCAGACCGGGCGGCCCGCGTCTACCTCGAACTCCTCGCCGACCGACCGGACACGCTCGTCGCAACCGCACACGATGAATCGGTCGCGGCCGACGTCAGCGAGCGCGCCACACAACTGGTCGCACGCGACGCCTTCGAAACGGATCGAGAAGCCGTCTGTGCCTTCGCCGACGAACTCGTCGACCGAGGGGTCAATCCCGGGACGACGGCAGATATAACCGCCGCCGGTCTCTTCATCGCGCTCGAACGAGGAGGGATCGATCTGTGA
- a CDS encoding 30S ribosomal protein S17e — protein MAIKPAYVKKTATLLLERYPEAFTDDFEQNKESVTKLTNIESKGVRNRVAGYVTRKNRTPVAA, from the coding sequence ATGGCCATCAAACCCGCCTACGTGAAGAAGACGGCGACGCTCCTGCTGGAGCGCTACCCGGAGGCGTTCACGGACGACTTCGAACAGAACAAAGAGAGCGTCACGAAACTCACCAACATCGAATCGAAAGGCGTGAGAAACCGGGTTGCGGGCTACGTCACGCGTAAGAACCGAACGCCCGTCGCGGCCTGA
- a CDS encoding toll/interleukin-1 receptor domain-containing protein codes for MTGEQVFVSHDPGDLALVQELFSTIKNFPFGVHLALEEIESGRSRERLEGRLANSDIVVAVLTGESENSKWINQEIGYAIAKGIPVLPLYDTERRTGGFVDGVEGVTIDRDNPSFTVFNLLCRLRSELAPLGALSVPNWYIRFPCTLADCGHPVTLDLELGQTKLWKLHKHGKLLEATCDVCSSTYYFDPATIGFVRREDGSP; via the coding sequence ATGACCGGTGAACAGGTATTCGTTTCACACGATCCCGGGGACCTAGCGTTAGTTCAGGAACTCTTTTCGACGATCAAGAATTTCCCGTTCGGGGTCCACCTGGCACTCGAAGAGATCGAATCCGGTCGGAGTCGCGAGCGGTTGGAAGGCAGATTGGCAAACAGCGACATCGTCGTCGCCGTTCTCACCGGTGAGTCTGAGAACAGTAAGTGGATCAACCAGGAGATCGGCTACGCCATCGCGAAGGGCATCCCCGTTTTGCCACTCTACGACACCGAGAGGCGGACCGGCGGATTCGTCGACGGAGTCGAGGGAGTCACGATCGATCGAGATAATCCGTCGTTCACCGTTTTCAACTTACTCTGTCGACTCCGCTCTGAGCTGGCACCACTCGGTGCGCTATCGGTACCGAACTGGTACATAAGATTCCCCTGCACACTCGCCGATTGTGGCCACCCTGTCACCCTGGATCTGGAACTCGGTCAAACGAAACTGTGGAAATTACACAAACACGGAAAGTTACTCGAAGCGACGTGTGACGTCTGTTCGTCGACGTACTACTTCGATCCCGCGACGATCGGCTTCGTCAGACGCGAGGATGGCTCGCCGTAA
- a CDS encoding 3-hydroxyacyl-CoA dehydrogenase family protein, translating into MQVAVLGAGTMGRGIAQVCAQAGNEVRIRDLDDQLVDDGIDAIAETLQGGVDRQKVTPSERRETLDRIDGTTDLAGAVDGADVVIEAVPEDLELKRETFAQIEPSVADETIIASNTSSLSVTAISNVLDTPGRAIGLHFFNPVHLMDLVEIVVPGQATPETVAFAESFVEELGKEPITVEDTAGFASSRLGIALGVEAIRMLETGVAGPRDIDRAMTIGYNHPMGPIELTDVVGLDVRLDILEHLRDELGERFRPPQLLRRQVRAGHLGKKTGEGFYQWEDGEIVGVSDSITGTVGGDADE; encoded by the coding sequence ATGCAAGTCGCCGTACTCGGTGCCGGAACGATGGGACGAGGAATCGCCCAGGTCTGTGCACAGGCCGGGAACGAAGTGCGCATTCGTGATCTCGACGACCAACTGGTCGACGACGGAATCGATGCGATCGCCGAGACGCTCCAGGGAGGCGTCGACCGGCAGAAAGTAACCCCGTCGGAGCGTCGTGAGACGCTCGATCGAATCGACGGAACGACGGATCTGGCCGGGGCCGTCGACGGTGCGGACGTGGTGATCGAAGCGGTTCCCGAAGACCTCGAGTTGAAGCGTGAAACGTTCGCACAAATCGAACCGTCGGTTGCCGACGAGACGATCATCGCGTCGAACACTTCCTCGCTCTCGGTGACGGCGATTTCGAACGTGTTGGACACGCCCGGGCGGGCAATCGGGCTGCACTTTTTCAACCCGGTTCACCTGATGGATCTCGTCGAGATCGTCGTTCCGGGCCAGGCGACACCTGAGACGGTCGCGTTCGCCGAATCGTTCGTCGAGGAACTGGGTAAGGAACCGATCACCGTCGAAGACACGGCTGGGTTCGCTTCGTCACGACTCGGCATCGCGCTCGGAGTCGAAGCGATCCGCATGCTCGAAACTGGCGTGGCGGGTCCGCGAGACATCGACCGGGCGATGACGATCGGGTACAACCACCCGATGGGCCCCATCGAGTTGACCGACGTCGTCGGCCTCGACGTACGCCTGGACATACTCGAACACCTTCGGGACGAACTCGGCGAGCGATTCCGACCGCCACAGCTGCTCAGACGACAGGTCCGTGCCGGCCACCTCGGGAAGAAAACGGGCGAGGGGTTCTATCAGTGGGAAGATGGGGAAATCGTCGGGGTAAGCGATTCCATCACCGGAACCGTCGGGGGTGACGCCGATGAGTGA
- a CDS encoding J domain-containing protein, whose protein sequence is MGVANERREGCDGCDRTMAVGELRTVSMPDGNALACCPQCEPHARSAAEKLEELDTNRDQCDGCREEFKTSSLTDVVLTDGTVITVCPTCIREVPGNTSYSEETRAGTEETTEIARRKNLCSQCHEWCDEELYRVTLLDERTEELCNACKSSADSKGIVLDVKMRKTEARDILGIDHGADDRTIRQAFLTQIKHAHPDRKTGSREAFRLVKAAYDRLA, encoded by the coding sequence ATGGGTGTCGCAAACGAACGACGTGAAGGATGTGATGGCTGTGATCGGACGATGGCAGTCGGCGAGCTCCGAACCGTCTCGATGCCCGATGGAAACGCACTGGCCTGTTGTCCACAGTGTGAACCGCACGCTCGATCCGCCGCCGAAAAACTCGAAGAGCTCGACACCAATCGCGATCAGTGTGACGGCTGTAGAGAAGAATTCAAGACGAGTTCGTTAACGGACGTCGTTCTCACCGACGGGACCGTCATTACGGTGTGTCCAACCTGCATCCGTGAGGTGCCAGGAAATACGTCATACAGCGAAGAGACACGTGCCGGAACCGAAGAGACGACCGAGATCGCTCGGCGTAAGAACCTCTGTAGCCAGTGTCACGAGTGGTGTGACGAGGAACTCTATCGCGTCACCTTGCTCGACGAACGCACCGAAGAACTTTGTAACGCGTGTAAGTCGTCCGCCGATTCGAAGGGAATCGTACTCGACGTCAAAATGCGAAAGACCGAGGCTCGTGACATACTCGGCATCGACCACGGTGCCGACGACCGAACCATCCGTCAGGCGTTTCTCACCCAGATCAAACACGCACACCCCGACCGAAAGACGGGTAGTCGCGAGGCGTTTAGACTCGTCAAAGCGGCCTACGATCGCCTCGCGTGA
- a CDS encoding tRNA-dihydrouridine synthase, which translates to MFEPRLALASLSGESDAAWARAGATAAGAAFLGGIALCDRSRDAARDLVARGRSEFLPEDPISFVDTQLEALADVAIRPGVNVRSTDVEAIVAVAERCHAHGALLEINAHCRQEELCAIGCGETLLRDTSRLAAYVERCRDSGAPVGVKVRAEVSGVDLASTARRVDDAGASFIHVDAMDSPAVIEDVSSATDLFVIANNGVRRIESVAEYVSYGADAVSIGRPSDDPALRQVVSQAVESAYESTEASPVSSEQ; encoded by the coding sequence CTGTTCGAACCGCGGCTGGCGCTCGCAAGTCTCAGCGGGGAGTCAGACGCGGCCTGGGCGCGTGCGGGTGCAACTGCGGCCGGGGCGGCCTTCCTCGGCGGGATCGCCCTCTGTGATCGATCCCGCGACGCGGCTCGCGACCTGGTCGCCCGCGGTCGCTCCGAGTTTCTCCCCGAGGATCCGATTTCGTTCGTCGACACCCAGCTAGAGGCGCTGGCTGACGTCGCTATCCGACCGGGCGTAAACGTCCGCTCGACGGACGTCGAGGCTATCGTCGCCGTCGCGGAGCGCTGTCACGCTCACGGAGCGCTGCTCGAGATCAACGCCCACTGTCGACAGGAGGAACTGTGCGCCATCGGCTGTGGCGAGACGTTGCTCCGGGATACGAGCAGACTCGCCGCGTACGTCGAGCGCTGTCGCGACAGTGGCGCGCCCGTCGGCGTGAAAGTGAGAGCGGAGGTGTCCGGCGTCGATCTGGCGTCGACCGCCCGGAGAGTGGACGACGCTGGCGCTTCGTTCATCCACGTCGACGCGATGGACTCGCCGGCGGTCATCGAGGACGTTTCGTCCGCGACGGATCTCTTCGTAATCGCCAACAACGGCGTTCGGAGGATCGAAAGCGTCGCCGAATACGTTTCCTACGGCGCTGACGCGGTCAGTATCGGCCGCCCGAGCGACGATCCTGCCCTTCGACAGGTCGTGTCTCAAGCGGTCGAATCCGCGTACGAATCGACCGAAGCGTCACCGGTGTCGTCCGAACAATAG
- a CDS encoding tyrosine--tRNA ligase, giving the protein MDAYELITRNADEVVTEDEVRELANDPDGKRVYVGYEPSGVLHLGHLLTANKLIDCQNAGLEVVVLLADVHAYLNGKGTFEEIREIAERMRAQFLAYGLDEERTEFVYGSAYQLDEGYTLDVYELELSTTLNRAQRAMAEIQSGDTAKVSHVVYPLMQALDIEYLDVDLAVGGLDQRKVHMLAREGLPELGYDVRPAIHTPIIADLTTGDGKMSSSEGTTISMEDSTDELEAKVNSAFCPQTRDPEGDLENPVLELFEYHVFPRFETVTVERPDQYGGDVTYDSYESLATDLESGELHPADAKSTLAAHLDELIAPGRELLAEMNE; this is encoded by the coding sequence ATGGACGCATACGAGTTGATCACCCGAAACGCAGACGAGGTGGTCACCGAGGACGAAGTGCGCGAACTGGCCAACGATCCGGATGGTAAGCGCGTCTACGTCGGTTACGAGCCCTCGGGCGTGCTCCACCTCGGCCACCTGCTGACGGCGAACAAACTGATCGACTGTCAGAACGCGGGTCTCGAGGTCGTCGTTCTACTCGCCGACGTTCACGCCTACCTCAACGGCAAGGGGACGTTCGAGGAGATCCGCGAGATCGCAGAGCGGATGCGGGCACAGTTTCTCGCCTACGGCCTCGACGAGGAGCGAACGGAGTTCGTCTACGGTTCGGCGTACCAGCTAGACGAAGGGTACACCCTCGACGTCTACGAACTCGAACTCTCGACGACGTTAAACCGCGCCCAGCGCGCGATGGCCGAGATCCAGTCTGGCGACACGGCGAAGGTAAGCCACGTCGTCTACCCGCTGATGCAGGCGCTCGACATCGAGTACCTAGACGTCGATCTCGCGGTCGGCGGGCTCGATCAGCGCAAGGTGCACATGCTCGCCCGCGAGGGCCTCCCTGAACTCGGCTACGACGTGCGTCCGGCTATTCACACGCCCATCATCGCCGATCTCACCACCGGCGACGGGAAGATGTCCTCGAGCGAGGGAACCACTATTTCGATGGAAGATTCGACCGACGAGCTAGAAGCGAAGGTAAACAGCGCGTTCTGTCCGCAGACGCGCGACCCCGAGGGTGATCTCGAAAATCCAGTGCTGGAACTCTTCGAGTACCACGTCTTCCCGCGATTCGAAACGGTCACCGTCGAACGTCCGGATCAGTACGGCGGCGACGTCACCTACGACTCGTACGAGTCGCTGGCGACGGACCTCGAGTCGGGTGAACTCCACCCCGCCGACGCGAAATCGACGTTGGCGGCCCACCTGGACGAACTCATCGCTCCCGGACGCGAACTGCTGGCGGAGATGAACGAGTAA
- the cofD gene encoding 2-phospho-L-lactate transferase yields the protein MVTFLSGGTGTPKVLDGATAAFTPDETTVVVNTGDDVELGGLFVSPDVDTLLFQGGGILDRETWWGIENDTHRTHETLTELADAAGRTREPTYLPDERQTQGREIANWRRFSGVGEFMTIGDRDRAVHLFRTSLLDEGKTLSEATEAIARAFGITIDILPMSDDPVSTLIHTDDGTMHFQEFWVARGGEPSVQNVEFRGSADATAAPGVLDALSDVVVVGPSNPVTSIGPMLSLPGVGDALAQTPVVAVSPFVGSDAFSGPAGTLMDAVGAPPSTEGLASVYPFADAFVIDETDDASLDRPTVETDITIDSPADAQRVVAAIARAIDLVE from the coding sequence ATGGTTACGTTCCTCTCGGGCGGGACGGGAACGCCGAAGGTGCTCGACGGGGCGACAGCGGCGTTTACGCCGGACGAAACGACAGTGGTGGTGAACACGGGAGACGACGTCGAACTGGGCGGACTCTTCGTCTCTCCAGACGTCGATACGCTTCTCTTTCAGGGCGGTGGGATTCTCGATCGAGAGACCTGGTGGGGGATCGAAAACGACACCCACCGGACCCACGAGACGCTCACCGAGCTCGCGGACGCCGCCGGTCGGACGCGCGAACCGACCTATCTTCCGGACGAACGACAGACGCAGGGTCGAGAGATCGCCAACTGGCGACGGTTCTCCGGGGTCGGCGAGTTCATGACGATCGGTGACCGCGACCGGGCGGTTCACCTCTTTCGGACGAGCCTGCTGGACGAGGGCAAGACGCTCTCCGAGGCCACCGAAGCGATCGCCCGCGCGTTCGGCATCACGATCGACATCTTACCGATGAGCGACGATCCGGTTTCGACGCTGATTCACACCGACGACGGGACGATGCACTTTCAGGAGTTCTGGGTCGCTCGCGGCGGGGAACCGTCAGTCCAGAACGTCGAATTCCGCGGGTCGGCCGACGCTACTGCGGCCCCTGGCGTTCTCGACGCGCTCTCTGACGTCGTGGTCGTCGGCCCGTCGAATCCCGTAACGAGTATCGGGCCGATGCTCTCGCTCCCGGGCGTTGGCGATGCGCTCGCCCAGACGCCCGTCGTCGCGGTCTCTCCGTTCGTCGGATCGGACGCGTTCTCGGGTCCCGCCGGGACGCTGATGGACGCCGTCGGCGCTCCGCCGAGCACTGAGGGACTCGCATCGGTCTATCCGTTCGCCGACGCGTTCGTGATCGACGAAACGGACGACGCGTCGCTCGACAGACCCACGGTGGAAACCGATATCACGATCGATTCACCGGCGGACGCACAGCGGGTGGTAGCGGCCATCGCGCGAGCCATCGACCTGGTCGAGTGA
- the asd gene encoding aspartate-semialdehyde dehydrogenase, protein MTVRVGILGATGAVGQRLVELLAPHPQFEIAALTASESSADSAYRSVAKWRTGSPMPESVADMMVSPTEPVAVSDDVELLFSALPSSVASTVESAFCEAGYLVSSNSSNERMAEDVPLVIPEVNADHIELLEIQRDERGWDGALVKNPNCSTITFVPTLDALSAFGVERVHVATLQAVSGAGYDGVSSMEIIDNAIPHIGGEESKLESESRKLLGSFDGSSLSLDPVDVGASCNRIPTLDGHLENVWVETTESMTVDDVREAMERYPSLPLNSSPDPLIYVLDQPDRPQPRLDRNRGDGMAISVGGIRESTFGIQYNCLAHNTIRGAAGASVLNGELLLKEGYL, encoded by the coding sequence ATGACCGTACGTGTTGGAATACTGGGGGCGACTGGCGCCGTTGGACAGCGTCTCGTCGAGTTGCTTGCGCCCCATCCCCAGTTCGAAATTGCCGCCCTGACCGCCAGTGAATCGAGTGCCGATTCCGCCTATCGATCCGTCGCCAAGTGGCGAACCGGATCGCCGATGCCGGAATCCGTCGCCGATATGATGGTATCTCCGACCGAGCCGGTCGCAGTCTCCGACGACGTCGAGTTGCTGTTCTCCGCGTTGCCATCGTCCGTCGCCTCGACGGTCGAATCGGCGTTCTGCGAGGCGGGGTATCTCGTCTCGTCGAACTCATCGAACGAACGAATGGCCGAGGACGTGCCGCTCGTTATTCCCGAAGTCAACGCCGATCACATAGAGCTACTCGAAATCCAGCGCGACGAGCGCGGCTGGGACGGCGCCCTGGTGAAAAATCCTAACTGCTCGACTATCACGTTCGTTCCGACGCTCGATGCGCTCTCTGCGTTCGGCGTCGAACGCGTTCACGTCGCAACACTCCAGGCGGTCTCCGGGGCCGGCTACGACGGCGTCTCCTCGATGGAGATCATCGACAACGCGATACCACACATCGGAGGTGAGGAGTCGAAGCTCGAATCCGAGTCGCGAAAGCTCCTCGGTTCGTTCGACGGATCGTCGCTCAGTCTCGATCCAGTCGACGTCGGCGCCTCGTGTAATCGGATTCCGACACTCGACGGTCACCTGGAGAACGTCTGGGTGGAGACGACAGAGTCAATGACCGTCGACGACGTCAGGGAGGCGATGGAACGCTACCCGTCACTTCCCCTCAATTCCTCGCCTGATCCGCTGATCTACGTCCTGGATCAGCCGGATCGACCCCAGCCGCGCCTCGATCGGAATCGCGGCGACGGGATGGCGATCAGCGTCGGGGGCATTCGCGAATCGACGTTCGGAATCCAGTACAACTGCCTCGCTCACAACACCATCCGCGGAGCCGCGGGTGCGAGCGTCCTCAACGGGGAGTTGTTGCTCAAAGAAGGGTATCTGTAA
- a CDS encoding enoyl-CoA hydratase/isomerase family protein: MSDRSSDVLERSYETIEVSIGDHAEHVATVTIDRPEARNALNAAVRDELKDALASLESDDRVRVLVLTGSDDAKAFVAGADVAELRERGLVDQREKSTPPRVYEYVDELDLPVIARLNGHALGGGCELATACDVRIADERAKLGQPEISLGLIPGGGATQRLPRLIGEGQAMRLICSGELIDATEAAQIGLVETVCSPDELDDEVYGLAESMAQHSPLALEYATRAIRASARYPLDQGIEYETELFVQLFATEDKNEGIDAFFEDRDPEWRGR, encoded by the coding sequence ATGAGTGATCGATCGAGTGACGTGCTCGAACGGTCCTACGAGACGATCGAGGTCTCGATCGGCGACCACGCCGAACACGTCGCTACGGTGACGATCGATCGGCCCGAGGCCCGAAACGCGCTGAACGCCGCCGTAAGAGACGAACTCAAAGACGCACTGGCGAGTCTCGAATCTGACGATCGCGTGCGCGTTCTCGTACTTACCGGGTCGGACGACGCCAAGGCATTCGTCGCCGGCGCGGACGTCGCCGAGTTGCGCGAGCGAGGACTGGTCGATCAACGAGAAAAAAGCACGCCGCCGCGGGTATACGAATACGTCGACGAACTCGATCTTCCCGTCATCGCCCGTCTCAACGGACACGCGCTGGGTGGCGGCTGCGAACTGGCGACAGCCTGTGACGTTCGAATCGCCGACGAACGGGCCAAGCTCGGTCAACCGGAGATATCGCTGGGATTGATCCCCGGCGGTGGTGCGACACAACGACTGCCTCGTCTGATCGGAGAGGGCCAGGCGATGCGGCTCATCTGTTCGGGAGAGCTGATCGACGCGACGGAAGCGGCACAGATCGGACTGGTCGAAACCGTCTGTTCGCCGGACGAACTCGACGACGAAGTCTACGGCCTAGCCGAATCGATGGCCCAGCACAGCCCGCTCGCACTCGAATACGCGACGCGAGCCATCAGGGCGAGCGCCCGGTATCCGTTAGACCAGGGTATCGAGTACGAAACGGAGCTGTTCGTCCAGCTGTTCGCGACCGAGGATAAGAACGAGGGTATCGACGCATTCTTCGAAGATCGAGACCCCGAGTGGCGAGGGAGATAA
- a CDS encoding DUF447 domain-containing protein: MEDDDRVEASFDSFDPTASSDERARDGDDSTNDGEWPVAISGVVESLVTTRGPNDRWNMAPLGLFGGSPVTATTWGTTRTRRNFERTGLGYVQFSTDPIVFVDAALSIVEFDDPVFDGADAWVRVEPTAIELGSEHGTEWVRWRLDPDSASVRNRRVPTISRAFGAVVEASVAASRLDLPQYDAECGLAIIERAGAIVDRTGNSRTRRAYERLRARVDERDDEC; this comes from the coding sequence ATCGAAGACGATGACCGGGTCGAAGCGTCGTTCGACTCGTTCGACCCGACTGCCTCGAGCGACGAGCGGGCGAGGGACGGGGACGACTCGACGAACGACGGCGAGTGGCCGGTTGCCATCTCCGGCGTGGTAGAGTCGCTCGTGACGACGCGCGGACCGAACGATCGGTGGAATATGGCACCGCTCGGTTTGTTCGGCGGGTCGCCCGTGACGGCGACGACCTGGGGGACGACGCGAACGAGGCGGAATTTCGAACGGACGGGACTCGGCTACGTCCAGTTCAGTACCGATCCGATCGTTTTCGTCGACGCGGCGCTCTCCATCGTCGAATTCGACGATCCAGTGTTCGACGGCGCCGACGCCTGGGTTCGCGTCGAACCGACGGCGATCGAATTGGGCAGCGAACACGGCACGGAGTGGGTTCGCTGGCGACTCGATCCGGACTCCGCGTCGGTCAGGAATCGGCGCGTTCCGACGATTTCGCGCGCGTTTGGGGCGGTGGTCGAAGCCAGCGTCGCCGCCTCGAGACTCGATTTACCGCAGTACGACGCCGAGTGCGGGCTGGCGATCATCGAACGGGCCGGGGCCATCGTCGACCGAACTGGCAATTCACGGACCAGGCGCGCATACGAGCGATTGCGCGCTCGCGTCGACGAAAGAGACGACGAGTGCTAA